One window of Chryseobacterium sp. JJR-5R genomic DNA carries:
- a CDS encoding low molecular weight protein-tyrosine-phosphatase: MKILMVCLGNICRSPLAEGIMKTKVPESIHVDSAGTISQHEGKHPDPRALKTAEAHQIDISKQRSRPITSEDLENFDQIYCMDLDVMEDVISKARNEEQRQKISLFMEVLGDHGNAEVPDPYWGDREEFENVYRILDRGCEAIARRLNAQAK; the protein is encoded by the coding sequence ATGAAGATATTAATGGTCTGCCTCGGAAATATATGCAGGAGCCCTCTGGCAGAAGGGATCATGAAGACGAAAGTTCCTGAAAGCATCCATGTGGATTCCGCCGGGACCATTTCCCAGCATGAAGGAAAGCATCCGGACCCGAGGGCCCTGAAAACCGCCGAAGCCCATCAGATTGACATTTCAAAACAGCGGTCAAGGCCCATTACATCAGAAGACCTTGAAAATTTCGATCAGATCTACTGCATGGATCTTGATGTGATGGAAGACGTGATTTCAAAAGCCCGGAATGAAGAACAGCGGCAGAAAATTTCCCTGTTTATGGAGGTGCTCGGCGATCACGGCAATGCCGAAGTCCCTGACCCGTACTGGGGCGACAGGGAAGAATTTGAAAACGTATATCGCATCCTGGACCGCGGCTGCGAAGCAATTGCCCGCCGGTTAAACGCACAGGCCAAATAA
- a CDS encoding SAM-dependent methyltransferase, translating into MLFLLPAYLSENTSVTHFAPVITEYIMQTDYFFVENEKTARKVVKFFAPEKKQSDLKLFLLDKYTESKDIKDAQELMLKGQDFGLLSEAGLPCIADPGNLIVKWCHEKNIRVVPVSGPSSIILALISSGFNGQEFTFNGYLPIDRSEKKKQMQHLEGLVQKTGYSQIFMETPYRNNPLLEDLFKFLSPNTKLCIAANINDPDQEFIKTKTIKDWQKQKPELHKIPAVFVLGK; encoded by the coding sequence ATGCTTTTTTTACTCCCCGCCTATCTTTCGGAAAATACATCCGTTACGCACTTCGCTCCCGTTATCACGGAGTACATCATGCAGACCGATTATTTCTTCGTGGAAAATGAAAAAACCGCCCGGAAAGTCGTGAAGTTCTTTGCGCCGGAGAAAAAACAGTCGGATTTGAAATTATTCCTTCTGGACAAATACACGGAAAGCAAAGACATTAAAGATGCACAGGAGCTCATGCTGAAAGGGCAGGATTTCGGGCTGCTTTCAGAAGCCGGGCTTCCGTGCATTGCCGATCCGGGCAACCTGATCGTAAAATGGTGCCATGAAAAAAATATCCGGGTGGTTCCGGTCTCCGGGCCTTCCTCCATTATCCTCGCGCTGATCTCAAGCGGGTTCAACGGGCAGGAATTTACCTTTAACGGCTATCTCCCGATAGACCGAAGCGAGAAGAAAAAGCAGATGCAGCACCTGGAAGGCCTGGTGCAGAAAACAGGCTATTCCCAGATCTTTATGGAAACCCCGTACCGCAATAACCCGCTGCTGGAAGACCTGTTCAAATTTCTGTCCCCAAACACCAAACTCTGTATCGCCGCCAATATCAATGACCCCGATCAGGAATTCATCAAAACCAAAACCATCAAAGACTGGCAGAAGCAGAAACCGGAACTCCATAAAATCCCCGCGGTGTTTGTATTGGGGAAATAG
- a CDS encoding nucleotidyltransferase domain-containing protein, with amino-acid sequence MTCIYIFGSLVRGEVDQYSDTDLLLISDNKLFKDVDSDKFSLYTPDRIKELYNEGNPFAWHLYFESKLVYSSSEYDFLSQIGKPSEYKNCKNDLLKFKNLFDESIISIKENNYSLVFDLAMIFLAIRNFATCYTLGCYQRPIFSRLAFEKLDDNYLILDDRIKELLMMSRISSTRGIDYIIKEEYLSLFKLDIERINEWFNKIMRKYESGI; translated from the coding sequence ATGACATGTATTTATATTTTTGGTTCATTAGTAAGAGGTGAGGTTGATCAATATTCGGACACTGACTTATTACTAATTAGTGATAATAAATTGTTTAAAGACGTTGATTCTGATAAGTTTTCATTATACACACCAGATAGAATAAAAGAATTATATAATGAAGGGAATCCATTTGCATGGCATTTGTACTTTGAATCTAAACTAGTTTATTCCTCTTCTGAATATGATTTTTTAAGTCAAATTGGAAAACCTTCTGAATATAAAAATTGTAAAAATGATTTGTTAAAATTTAAAAATTTATTTGATGAAAGTATCATTTCCATAAAAGAAAATAATTATTCATTAGTTTTTGACTTAGCAATGATTTTTTTAGCAATTAGAAACTTCGCTACCTGTTATACATTGGGTTGTTATCAAAGACCTATTTTTAGCAGATTAGCTTTTGAAAAATTAGATGATAATTATCTCATATTGGATGATAGAATTAAAGAATTATTAATGATGTCCAGAATAAGTTCAACAAGGGGAATAGATTATATTATTAAGGAAGAATACCTATCTTTGTTCAAATTAGATATAGAAAGGATTAATGAATGGTTTAACAAAATTATGAGAAAATATGAAAGCGGAATTTAA
- a CDS encoding pentapeptide repeat-containing protein — MKKNNTPEIENENENENNEFENRITSLNLDKQKDDEKIKILKCQYLSAESKLVPSGRIEKKDVKFFSNTFEIIEKKRFFYIEDIKYINYLFTRAVATDFIFKNVDFSKTMFDNCYLKDCRFINCKFEGAKFTNSNLQGSYFELCNFDYAIFEKTFVDDEIFECSPKRMNLKYKFARALKLNYTSIGDFINSSKAVSLELDATKSHLKDSWLSGDSFYGPKYAGPKKKLDQLFKWLKVISLDFIWGNGESLKKLIAFNFYIFLLLTIIDIFTSESKYGIFDFLKTLFVNIPSIYFGLEVNDMTYSNYILLPLTILRLGSFALLMSIITKRYNRR; from the coding sequence ATGAAAAAAAATAATACACCTGAAATTGAAAATGAAAATGAAAATGAAAATAATGAGTTTGAAAATAGAATCACATCTTTAAATTTAGATAAACAAAAAGATGATGAAAAAATAAAAATTTTAAAATGTCAATATCTTTCAGCTGAAAGTAAATTAGTACCATCAGGAAGAATTGAAAAAAAAGATGTCAAATTTTTTAGTAATACTTTTGAAATTATTGAAAAGAAAAGATTCTTTTATATTGAAGATATAAAATATATCAATTATCTATTTACTCGTGCAGTAGCAACAGATTTTATTTTTAAAAATGTAGATTTCTCAAAAACAATGTTTGATAATTGCTATTTGAAAGATTGTCGATTTATTAATTGTAAATTTGAAGGGGCGAAGTTTACAAATAGTAATTTGCAAGGTTCATATTTTGAATTATGCAATTTCGATTATGCAATATTTGAAAAAACTTTTGTAGACGATGAAATATTCGAATGCTCGCCAAAGAGAATGAATTTAAAATATAAATTTGCAAGAGCATTAAAATTAAACTATACTTCTATAGGAGATTTTATAAATTCATCTAAAGCTGTCAGTTTAGAGTTAGATGCGACAAAAAGTCATTTAAAAGATAGCTGGTTATCAGGGGATTCGTTTTACGGACCAAAATATGCCGGACCCAAAAAAAAGCTTGATCAATTGTTTAAATGGCTAAAAGTTATTTCTCTTGATTTTATATGGGGCAATGGTGAAAGTCTAAAAAAACTGATTGCATTTAATTTTTATATTTTTTTATTATTAACAATTATTGATATTTTTACTAGTGAAAGTAAATATGGTATCTTTGATTTTTTAAAAACGCTTTTTGTAAATATACCATCTATTTACTTTGGATTGGAAGTAAATGATATGACTTACTCGAATTATATCTTATTACCATTGACAATATTAAGATTAGGCAGTTTTGCTTTATTAATGTCAATTATAACTAAAAGATACAATAGACGATGA